A region from the Linepithema humile isolate Giens D197 chromosome 1, Lhum_UNIL_v1.0, whole genome shotgun sequence genome encodes:
- the sud1 gene encoding prolyl 3-hydroxylase OGFOD1: MALTDQKHGLFSEHIFAPSFQEEFKKHWDSQSDYKNTNLEVISKPFRVCRISNFIKEKKFLKSLINELKQLNYERQSLDLYQFSRSDDLSDTPSNHIQTLYKSFQTDLALWMERNTDIKLNANITMSSACYLETDYLLCHDDNMIDRRIAFVLYLSKDWTEEHGGALDLFDTDERGSPKNVVKSLFPEYNSLVFFEVANNSYHQVAEVNKDECRLSINGWFHGPLNEDYKPSRSIPPENFIKPSAVETQLNSWISEHFLIPKIKAQIQEEGEKESYTFLKNFLKKPMYQQIAKDLESQDIKWQMVGPADIRRYEIADEQTLPVALKEFFDMFKSISFCELLKDYTALDLVPRKKTTKPKMTIELQRWSKGCYTLLYDRFMLKNITNANSAKTAQLDDDDANIKALASAEGSTSKSSTSKCETSNEDDASDKSELHQELKRKSINSDTEGDSSCTKKVKYSDIQTDVSIKRPHKDEHDTDVNKALPSPEKELSDTSSNDGRNSIDARSDTEYVLDVIMQFHTTDDDGAPKTEDTIDYVDADEEGGILIQVPQRDNHLCLVYRSLMIHRLQRYLNHHYKGYGYNLICTYYE, from the coding sequence ATGGCTTTGACGGATCAAAAACATGGCTTGTTCTCGGAGCACATATTTGCTCCTAGTTTTCAGGAAGAATTCAAAAAGCACTGGGACTCTCAAagcgattataaaaataccaACCTTGAAGTCATATCGAAACCCTTTAGAGTCTGTAGAATAtcaaatttcataaaagaaaaaaagtttctgAAAAGCTTGATAAACGAATTGAAACAACTTAATTATGAACGTCAATCCCTTGATTTGTATCAGTTTTCGCGAAGTGATGATCTGTCTGACACCCCTAGCAATCACATCCAAACATTGTACAAATCTTTTCAGACAGATCTTGCGTTGTGGATGGAGCGTAATACAGACATTAAGCTAAATGCAAATATCACTATGTCGAGTGCTTGTTATTTAGAGACAGACTATTTATTATGTCACGATGATAACATGATCGACAGAAGAATAgcttttgtattatatttgtcGAAAGATTGGACGGAGGAACACGGAGGCGCGTTAGATCTTTTTGATACGGACGAGCGTGGTTCGCCTAAAAACGTTGTGAAATCATTATTTCCGGAATATAATTCTCTTGTCTTCTTCGAAGTTGCGAACAATTCCTACCATCAAGTGGCCGAAGTGAACAAAGACGAATGTAGGTTATCAATTAATGGTTGGTTTCACGGTCCTTTAAATGAAGATTACAAACCGTCAAGATCCATACCACcagagaattttataaaaccgaGCGCTGTCGAAACACAACTAAACTCGTGGATCTCCGAACATTTCCTAATACCCAAAATAAAGGCGCAGATTCAAGAAGAAGGCGAGAAAGAGTCTTACACATTTCTAAAAAACTTCCTGAAGAAACCGATGTATCAGCAAATTGCAAAGGACTTGGAATCGCAGGATATCAAGTGGCAGATGGTTGGTCCCGCCGACATACGTCGCTACGAGATAGCTGATGAACAAACTTTGCCGGTGGCGTTAAAGGAGTTTTTTGATATGTTTAAATCTATCTCTTTCTGTGAGCTATTAAAAGACTACACGGCACTGGATCTGGTACCTAGGAAGAAAACTACAAAACCTAAAATGACGATAGAATTACAGAGATGGTCGAAGGGCTGTTATACACTGTTATACGATAGATTTATGTtgaaaaacattacaaatgCAAATTCGGCGAAGACTGCTCAACTCGATGACGATGACGCGAATATCAAAGCATTGGCGAGTGCCGAAGGATCGACTTCAAAGTCTTCGACTAGCAAGTGCGAAACCTCGAACGAGGACGACGCCTCAGACAAAAGCGAACTACATCAAGAATTGAAGAGGAAATCGATCAATTCTGACACAGAGGGAGATTCGTCTTGTACAAAAAAGGTTAAGTACTCCGACATTCAAACCGATGTCAGCATAAAGCGTCCACATAAAGACGAGCATGACACAGACGTGAATAAAGCTTTACCATCTCCGGAGAAGGAACTGTCAGACACGTCGAGTAATGACGGACGGAATTCCATCGACGCACGTTCGGATACCGAGTACGTACTCGACGTGATAATGCAGTTTCACACCACGGATGACGACGGTGCACCGAAAACGGAAGATACGATAGATTATGTAGATGCTGACGAAGAGGGCGGTATTTTAATTCAAGTACCGCAAAGGGATAATCATCTTTGTCTGGTTTACAGATCATTGATGATACATCGGCTTCAGCGGTATCTAAATCATCACTATAAAGGTTACggttacaatttaatatgtacatattatgAGTAG